In Solanum pennellii chromosome 7, SPENNV200, the following are encoded in one genomic region:
- the LOC114077999 gene encoding uncharacterized protein LOC114077999, with amino-acid sequence MDNHLIQLGFVGSQREATLYVKDTAGSKIKLIQRFKHEMEKIFEMSDLGFMKYFLGLEVLQFSDEIFICHHKYISDYLKRFKMQDCKPVSTPISTGVKLGKYEESEKVDDSMYRSLIGSLLYLTASRPDILFVVSLLSMFMHSPIETRFTAAKRLLRYIKGTNKFGIFSQDLPK; translated from the exons ATGGACAATCATCTTATCCAACTTGGCTTTGTTGGAAGTCAAAGAGAAGCTACTTTATATGTGAAAGACACTGCAG GAAgcaaaattaaactaatacaaaGGTTCAAGCATGAAATGGAGAAAATCTTtgaaatgagtgatcttggATTCATGAAGTACTTTCTTGGACTGGAAGTGTTGCAGTTTAGTGACGAAATTTTCATATGTCATCACAAATACATTTCGGATTatctaaaaaggttcaaaatgCAAGACTGCAAACCTGTGAGTACTCCAATATCTACTGGTGTGAAGCTTGGAAAGTATGAGGAATCCGAAAAAGTGGATGATAGTATGTATAGAAGCTTAATTGGCAGTCTTCTATATCTAACTGCAAGCAGACCTGACATTCTATTTGTTGTTAGTTTGCTCTCTATGTTCATGCATTCACCTATAGAGACACGCTTCACAGCGGCTAAAAGATTGTTAAGGTATATTAAAGGAACCAACAAGTTTGGCATTTTTTCCCAAGATCTGCCAAAGTAA